Proteins encoded in a region of the Haloglomus salinum genome:
- a CDS encoding cation:proton antiporter — protein sequence MAATESLLLAAGVMFATLAIGGALATRLDQSVIPAYIVAGVLVGPNAPEIAGQSLTLVQQQEFITLLQELGIVLLLFFIGLEFDLSSLLRRREAVTRAAGVDLLLNAGAGFALGYAFGFGLVESVLLAGATYISSSAIITKSLIELGWIADPEAEAILGVLIAEDLVIAVYLALLTAVALSGGTLASALVPLGISVAVIAALVALATVGTPLVARALDTDADELFLLRIVAAVTVVAGVALALGVSEAVAAFFLGAAVGGTEHAHRVERVITSERDLYAAVFFFAIGLGTDPGALGAVAVPLAALVAVTAVTKLVSGYLGAAAYGLTERRRVRMALAMVARGEFSLVLAALAVTAGLDPQLTALIVGYVLAMSILGTVLMRLSGRVEALVARLRGGAGAAPT from the coding sequence TCGGTCATCCCGGCGTACATCGTCGCCGGCGTCCTCGTCGGGCCGAACGCACCCGAGATCGCGGGGCAGTCGCTCACGCTCGTCCAGCAACAGGAGTTCATCACGCTCCTGCAGGAGCTGGGTATCGTCCTGCTACTCTTCTTCATCGGGCTGGAGTTCGACCTCTCGAGCCTGCTGCGCCGGCGCGAGGCCGTCACGCGCGCGGCGGGCGTCGACCTCCTGCTGAACGCGGGGGCGGGCTTCGCACTGGGCTACGCCTTCGGCTTCGGCCTCGTCGAGAGCGTCCTGCTCGCCGGCGCGACCTACATCTCCTCGTCGGCCATCATCACGAAGTCGCTCATCGAACTCGGCTGGATCGCCGACCCCGAAGCCGAGGCCATCCTCGGCGTCCTCATCGCCGAGGACCTCGTCATCGCGGTCTACCTCGCGCTCCTCACGGCGGTCGCGCTCTCGGGCGGTACCCTCGCGAGCGCGCTCGTCCCGCTCGGCATCTCGGTCGCGGTCATCGCGGCGCTGGTCGCGCTCGCCACCGTCGGGACGCCGCTGGTCGCTCGGGCGCTCGACACCGACGCCGACGAACTGTTCTTACTTCGAATCGTCGCGGCCGTCACCGTCGTCGCGGGCGTCGCGCTCGCGCTCGGGGTGAGCGAGGCCGTCGCGGCGTTCTTCCTCGGGGCCGCGGTCGGCGGGACCGAGCATGCCCACCGCGTCGAGCGCGTCATCACCTCCGAGCGCGACCTCTACGCAGCCGTCTTCTTCTTCGCCATCGGCCTGGGCACGGACCCCGGGGCGCTGGGCGCGGTGGCGGTGCCGCTCGCAGCGCTCGTGGCCGTGACCGCGGTCACCAAACTCGTCTCGGGCTACCTCGGCGCGGCCGCCTACGGCCTGACCGAGCGCCGGCGCGTCCGGATGGCGCTGGCGATGGTCGCGCGTGGCGAGTTCTCGCTCGTCCTCGCGGCACTCGCCGTGACCGCGGGGCTGGACCCGCAACTGACGGCACTCATCGTCGGCTACGTCCTCGCGATGAGCATCCTCGGGACCGTGCTGATGCGGCTCTCCGGCCGCGTGGAGGCACTCGTCGCGCGGCTGCGTGGCGGAGCGGGCGCCGCCCCGACCTGA
- a CDS encoding dolichol kinase has translation MTDTASADGGGGGADGGASNGADAGTDADGGRFSRLRHPEVERRLVHVTGALAPASYLLGVFTWRQLGLVLLGGSMLAALLEAGRLSGRLDLAIYDRLTREYEQDNVAAYALYVVSFTVVVLLFQPRVAIPAVLALAIADPVSGLLGSGELRDVKQGYVLLATFGIATGIASFFVPALAAVLGGLATALADGVKPTVRGYVLDDNLTIPPAAAVAMTLGLELVGRLPALV, from the coding sequence ATGACCGACACCGCCAGCGCCGACGGGGGCGGGGGCGGTGCGGACGGGGGAGCGTCGAACGGCGCCGACGCCGGTACCGACGCGGACGGCGGCCGCTTCTCGCGGCTCCGCCACCCCGAGGTCGAGCGTCGGCTGGTCCACGTCACGGGCGCGCTCGCGCCCGCGAGCTACCTGCTCGGGGTGTTCACCTGGCGCCAGCTCGGGCTCGTCCTGCTGGGTGGGTCGATGCTGGCGGCGCTGCTGGAGGCCGGTCGGCTCTCGGGCCGACTCGACCTCGCCATCTACGACCGGCTCACCCGCGAGTACGAGCAGGACAACGTCGCAGCGTACGCGCTGTACGTGGTGAGCTTCACCGTCGTCGTTCTCCTCTTCCAGCCCCGCGTGGCCATCCCGGCCGTGCTGGCGCTCGCCATCGCCGACCCCGTCTCGGGGCTGCTGGGCTCTGGTGAGCTCCGTGACGTGAAGCAGGGGTACGTCCTGCTGGCGACGTTCGGCATCGCGACCGGCATCGCGAGCTTCTTCGTCCCGGCGCTCGCGGCGGTACTGGGCGGCCTGGCGACTGCACTCGCCGACGGCGTCAAGCCTACCGTCCGCGGCTACGTCCTTGACGATAACCTCACTATCCCGCCCGCGGCCGCGGTCGCGATGACCCTCGGGCTGGAACTGGTCGGGCGGCTGCCGGCGCTGGTCTGA
- the glyS gene encoding glycine--tRNA ligase, translating to MSEDMDADADAEALEPVPADEELETVAELAKRRGFFFPASRAYGGVAGFYTYGPEGAALKRNVEDAWRDLFVTQEGHMEISAPDVMPEPVFEASGHLDGFDDMIIECPECGTNHRADHLVEDATRIEEAESLPIPEVEALIAEYDLDCTVCGEPLTDVPVEEFNLMFETNIGPGSSKPGYLRPETAQGIFVEFPQLKQYARNQLPFGVAQVGTAWRNEISPRRALVRVREFTQAELEHFVDPDEDEPPLHRVADVELTLYPADEQEADDGEYVTCTVQEAVDENIVASDWVAYYLGLSQDWYERVGVDMDRFRYRQHLSGELAHYAADCWDAEAELGGDWVEITGFAYRSDYDLSKHGAHSDEDFTLFKQYDEPKTVERATVDPDMSVLGPEFGGDAGAVQEALNDLVARDPDAFDGESVAVEVDGETYEVDVEDANFAREEVTESGEHITPHVVEPSFGIGRIVYTVLTHAYDRDLVDGEERAFLDLPPEVAPTTVGVFPLMDKDGLGERAREVEADLRQAGFAVAYDDSGNIGRRYRRQDEVGTPYCVTVDYESLEDDTVTVRERDSTEQARVDIEELPVTLTALRTGSTDISEL from the coding sequence ATGAGTGAGGACATGGATGCGGATGCGGACGCGGAGGCGCTCGAGCCGGTCCCGGCCGACGAGGAGCTGGAGACCGTCGCCGAACTCGCGAAACGCCGGGGGTTCTTCTTCCCCGCCTCGCGGGCCTACGGCGGCGTCGCCGGCTTCTACACGTACGGCCCCGAGGGCGCTGCCCTCAAGCGCAACGTCGAGGACGCCTGGCGCGACCTGTTCGTGACCCAGGAGGGCCACATGGAGATATCCGCGCCCGACGTGATGCCCGAGCCCGTCTTCGAGGCGTCGGGCCACCTCGACGGCTTCGACGACATGATAATCGAGTGCCCGGAGTGTGGCACCAACCACCGTGCCGACCACCTCGTCGAGGACGCGACCCGTATCGAGGAGGCCGAGTCGCTCCCGATTCCGGAGGTCGAGGCACTCATCGCGGAGTACGACCTCGACTGTACGGTCTGTGGCGAGCCGCTGACCGATGTCCCCGTCGAGGAGTTCAACCTGATGTTCGAGACGAACATCGGCCCCGGTAGTTCGAAGCCGGGCTACCTCCGCCCGGAGACGGCCCAGGGCATCTTCGTGGAGTTCCCGCAGCTCAAACAGTACGCCCGGAACCAGCTCCCGTTCGGCGTCGCGCAGGTCGGCACCGCGTGGCGCAACGAGATATCGCCGCGTCGCGCGCTCGTCCGGGTCCGGGAGTTCACGCAGGCAGAGCTGGAGCACTTCGTCGACCCCGACGAGGACGAGCCGCCCCTCCACCGGGTCGCGGACGTCGAACTCACGCTGTACCCGGCCGACGAGCAGGAGGCCGATGACGGGGAGTACGTCACCTGCACGGTGCAGGAGGCCGTCGACGAGAACATCGTCGCCTCCGACTGGGTCGCCTACTACCTGGGGCTCTCGCAGGACTGGTACGAGCGGGTCGGCGTCGACATGGACCGGTTCCGCTACCGCCAGCACCTCTCGGGCGAACTCGCCCACTACGCCGCGGACTGCTGGGACGCCGAGGCCGAACTCGGCGGCGACTGGGTCGAGATTACGGGCTTTGCCTACCGCTCGGACTACGACCTCTCGAAGCACGGCGCCCACTCCGACGAGGATTTCACGCTGTTCAAGCAGTACGACGAGCCCAAGACCGTCGAGCGTGCGACCGTCGACCCCGATATGTCCGTCCTCGGACCGGAGTTCGGCGGCGACGCCGGCGCGGTGCAGGAGGCGCTCAACGACCTCGTCGCGCGCGACCCCGACGCCTTCGACGGCGAGAGCGTCGCAGTCGAGGTCGACGGCGAGACCTACGAGGTCGACGTCGAGGACGCGAACTTCGCCCGCGAGGAGGTCACGGAGTCGGGCGAGCACATCACGCCCCACGTCGTGGAGCCGTCGTTCGGTATCGGTCGCATCGTCTATACGGTTCTCACGCACGCGTACGACCGCGACCTGGTGGACGGTGAGGAGCGTGCGTTCCTCGACCTGCCGCCCGAGGTGGCACCGACGACGGTCGGCGTCTTCCCGCTGATGGACAAGGACGGCCTCGGCGAGCGCGCCCGCGAGGTGGAGGCGGACCTCCGGCAGGCCGGCTTCGCCGTCGCGTACGACGACTCGGGCAACATCGGCCGGCGCTACCGCCGTCAGGACGAGGTCGGCACGCCGTACTGTGTGACGGTCGACTACGAATCGCTGGAGGACGACACCGTCACCGTCCGCGAGCGTGACTCGACCGAGCAGGCCCGCGTCGATATCGAGGAGTTGCCCGTCACGCTGACCGCGCTCCGGACCGGGAGCACCGACATCTCCGAGCTGTAG
- a CDS encoding CBS domain-containing protein yields MNVADAMTPREEVVTVSIPGTREDALEYLQGGAFSSVPVVKDGEDGEEFRGLVTREALIERPDEDQLALLVEEVPTVTSEASLADVARLVRESGHNRVPVVDNDHLAGIVTVTDVIRALANGEIAGTDVEVGPLSTHAVNTVYRETPLPVVQAELDYADVPYAAVLDDEGEPEGMLTEVDIIEVARVEEGEAETGESLADEDDDWKWEGIKATGNRYLPTRNVEIPAEPAHRFMSEDLVTVTRKRTAQDAAQLMISNDIEQLPLMTADDMVGILRDIDLLAAVIEDE; encoded by the coding sequence ATGAACGTCGCAGACGCCATGACGCCGCGCGAAGAGGTGGTGACGGTGTCCATCCCCGGTACCCGCGAGGACGCCCTCGAATACCTGCAGGGCGGTGCCTTCTCCTCGGTCCCCGTGGTGAAGGACGGTGAGGACGGCGAGGAGTTCCGCGGGCTCGTCACCCGCGAGGCGCTTATCGAACGGCCCGACGAGGACCAGCTCGCGCTGCTGGTCGAGGAAGTCCCGACCGTCACGAGCGAGGCCTCGCTGGCCGACGTGGCGCGGCTCGTCCGCGAGAGCGGCCACAACCGCGTCCCCGTGGTCGATAACGACCATCTCGCCGGTATCGTCACCGTGACCGACGTCATCCGGGCGCTGGCCAACGGCGAAATCGCCGGCACGGACGTCGAAGTGGGCCCACTGTCGACCCACGCGGTCAACACGGTCTACCGCGAGACACCGCTCCCGGTCGTACAGGCCGAACTCGACTACGCCGACGTGCCCTACGCGGCCGTGCTCGACGACGAGGGCGAACCCGAGGGCATGCTGACGGAGGTCGACATCATCGAGGTGGCCCGCGTGGAGGAGGGCGAGGCCGAGACCGGCGAATCCCTGGCCGACGAGGACGACGACTGGAAGTGGGAGGGAATCAAGGCGACCGGCAACCGCTACCTTCCGACCCGGAACGTCGAGATTCCGGCCGAGCCGGCTCACCGGTTCATGAGCGAGGACCTCGTGACGGTCACGCGCAAGCGGACCGCACAGGATGCCGCCCAGCTCATGATATCCAACGATATCGAACAGCTCCCGCTGATGACGGCCGACGACATGGTCGGCATCCTCCGGGACATCGACCTGCTCGCCGCGGTGATCGAGGATGAGTGA
- a CDS encoding protein sorting system archaetidylserine decarboxylase has translation MRIAPGAGRYAVAATLAGLATARRLGRRAAVALGLLLAGAVLAFHRDPERTPPDSGAVAPADGVVSVVRTEEHDGDARVRVGIYMNAANVHVNRAPLAGRVEAVEHIAGGHRLAFSKESEHNERVHVDMARETGDYRVTLIAGAFARRIHPYVEAGQELERGDRIGHISFGSRADVLLPAGVTEADVLVEEGKATRAGETRIADI, from the coding sequence ATGCGCATCGCACCCGGTGCCGGTCGCTACGCCGTCGCCGCCACGCTCGCGGGCCTCGCGACCGCCCGACGGCTGGGACGCCGCGCGGCCGTCGCGCTCGGCCTTCTGCTGGCGGGAGCCGTCCTCGCATTCCACCGCGACCCCGAACGCACACCGCCCGATAGCGGGGCTGTCGCGCCCGCCGACGGCGTGGTGTCGGTCGTCCGCACGGAGGAACACGACGGCGACGCCCGCGTCCGCGTGGGCATCTACATGAACGCCGCGAACGTCCACGTCAACCGCGCGCCGCTCGCGGGGCGTGTCGAGGCGGTCGAGCACATCGCGGGGGGCCACCGGCTGGCGTTCTCGAAGGAGTCCGAACACAACGAACGCGTCCACGTCGACATGGCGCGCGAGACGGGTGACTACCGCGTGACCCTCATCGCGGGCGCGTTCGCCCGGCGCATCCACCCGTACGTCGAGGCCGGGCAGGAACTCGAGCGCGGCGACCGCATCGGCCACATCTCCTTCGGCTCGCGGGCCGACGTGCTGCTGCCCGCGGGCGTAACCGAGGCGGACGTGCTGGTCGAGGAGGGTAAGGCAACGCGGGCCGGGGAGACGCGAATCGCGGATATCTGA
- a CDS encoding DNA polymerase sliding clamp produces the protein MFKAIVSADTLESALDSVSVLVDECKINLNEDGLAIRAVDPANVGMVDLSLDADAFESYETDGGIIGVNLARLEEFVGMADSGQLVQLELDEETRKLHIQIEGLEGTLALIDPDSIRQEPDLPDLDLPAEIVVEGKDIDRAVKAADMVSDHIALGVDVDAEEFYVEAEGDTDDVHLTLTRDDLIDLEAGEARSLFSLDYLKDMNKAIPKDAEVRMELGEEFPVKMHFDIAEGKGKITYMLAPRIQSD, from the coding sequence ATGTTCAAGGCCATCGTGAGCGCGGACACGCTGGAGTCCGCGCTCGACTCCGTCAGCGTGCTCGTCGACGAGTGCAAGATCAATCTCAACGAGGACGGACTGGCCATCCGCGCGGTGGACCCGGCGAACGTCGGGATGGTGGACCTCTCGCTCGACGCGGACGCCTTCGAGTCCTACGAGACCGACGGCGGCATCATCGGTGTCAACCTCGCGCGGCTGGAGGAGTTCGTGGGGATGGCCGATTCGGGCCAACTCGTCCAGCTCGAACTCGACGAGGAGACCCGCAAGCTCCACATCCAGATCGAGGGCCTGGAGGGCACGCTCGCGCTCATCGACCCCGACTCCATCCGCCAGGAGCCCGACCTCCCGGACCTGGACCTCCCCGCCGAGATCGTCGTCGAGGGCAAGGACATCGACCGCGCGGTCAAGGCCGCCGACATGGTGAGCGACCACATCGCGCTCGGTGTCGACGTCGACGCCGAGGAGTTCTACGTCGAGGCCGAGGGCGACACCGACGACGTCCACCTCACGCTCACCCGCGACGACCTCATCGACCTCGAGGCAGGCGAGGCCCGCTCGCTGTTCTCGCTCGATTATCTGAAGGACATGAACAAGGCCATCCCGAAGGACGCGGAGGTCCGGATGGAGCTGGGCGAGGAGTTCCCCGTCAAGATGCACTTCGATATCGCGGAAGGGAAAGGTAAAATCACTTATATGTTAGCGCCGCGTATCCAGAGCGACTGA
- a CDS encoding sensor histidine kinase has protein sequence MSGHPDPEMTGPAATDADDTTEEADGPVAFGGRSLQVLLVEDNSGDATLIETHLDRVSGDELGTELSLTHVETLTAALDRLATDQFDVVLLDLGLPESTGLETAERVLDAYPAVPVVVLTGLQNEEVALEAIRAGAQDYLDKNEHIEGPMLARAVRYAVERKAREKQLELRTERLGEFAELISHELRNPLSIASGYVQLARDGDADTADALAEIDDAIDRIGTLVDKLHRLTSLSTADGVAPVDFETTAAERWAATATPGATLETADGLPTIAANPDRIRSLFDQLFRNAIEHGGEDVTVEVGPLPDEDGFYVADDGPGIPPEERGDLFEHGSTGGSDPSFGLPIVRNVAEDHGWEVRAVESASGGARFEVAGLSNTLTELRRNAGGHGGPGGG, from the coding sequence ATGAGTGGACACCCCGACCCCGAGATGACGGGCCCGGCCGCGACCGACGCCGACGACACCACCGAGGAGGCGGACGGGCCCGTCGCGTTCGGCGGACGGTCGCTGCAGGTACTGCTGGTCGAGGACAACTCCGGGGACGCGACGCTCATCGAGACACACCTCGACCGGGTCTCCGGCGACGAGCTCGGGACGGAGCTCTCGCTCACGCACGTCGAGACCCTGACGGCGGCGCTCGACCGGCTCGCGACCGACCAGTTCGATGTCGTCCTGCTGGACCTGGGACTCCCGGAGAGTACCGGTCTCGAGACGGCCGAGCGGGTGCTCGACGCGTACCCTGCCGTCCCGGTCGTCGTCCTGACGGGGCTCCAGAACGAAGAGGTCGCCCTCGAAGCCATCCGCGCCGGTGCTCAGGACTACCTCGACAAGAACGAGCATATCGAGGGGCCGATGCTGGCGCGGGCGGTCCGGTACGCCGTCGAGCGGAAGGCCCGCGAGAAGCAGCTGGAGCTACGCACCGAGCGCCTCGGCGAGTTCGCCGAACTCATCTCCCACGAGCTGCGGAACCCGTTGAGTATCGCCTCGGGGTACGTCCAGCTCGCCCGCGACGGCGACGCCGACACGGCGGACGCGCTGGCCGAGATCGACGACGCCATCGACCGTATCGGGACGCTCGTCGACAAGCTCCACCGGCTCACCTCGCTGAGCACCGCGGACGGCGTCGCACCCGTCGACTTCGAGACGACGGCCGCCGAGCGCTGGGCGGCGACCGCGACACCCGGGGCGACGCTGGAGACGGCCGACGGACTGCCGACCATCGCGGCGAACCCGGACCGCATCCGGTCGCTGTTCGACCAGCTGTTCCGCAACGCCATCGAACACGGCGGCGAGGACGTCACGGTCGAGGTGGGACCGCTGCCCGACGAGGACGGCTTCTACGTGGCCGACGACGGCCCCGGCATCCCGCCCGAGGAGCGCGGTGACCTGTTCGAACACGGCTCGACCGGTGGTTCCGACCCCAGCTTCGGGCTCCCCATCGTCCGCAACGTCGCGGAGGACCACGGCTGGGAGGTCCGTGCCGTCGAGAGCGCCTCCGGCGGGGCCCGTTTCGAGGTCGCCGGGCTCTCGAACACGTTGACGGAGCTCCGGCGGAACGCCGGCGGTCACGGTGGTCCCGGCGGCGGGTGA
- a CDS encoding response regulator, which yields MTPGEEGNPIEILLVEDNPGDVQLTRKAFEDAGLVNNLSVVNDGVAAMEYLRQEGEYTDADRPDMVLLDLNLPRKSGEEVLSDIKHDDDLKRIPVVILTSSDAEEDMIKTYNEHANAYLTKPVDFQGFLDVVSRVEGFWISVVEFPPD from the coding sequence ATGACCCCCGGTGAGGAGGGGAACCCCATCGAGATACTGCTGGTCGAGGACAACCCCGGCGACGTCCAGCTCACCCGGAAGGCGTTCGAGGACGCCGGCCTCGTCAACAACCTCAGCGTCGTCAACGACGGGGTCGCCGCGATGGAGTACCTCCGCCAGGAGGGCGAGTACACCGACGCCGACCGGCCGGATATGGTGTTGCTGGACCTGAACCTGCCGCGCAAGAGCGGCGAGGAGGTGCTGAGCGATATCAAGCACGACGACGACCTCAAGCGTATCCCGGTCGTCATCCTCACTAGCTCGGACGCCGAGGAGGACATGATAAAGACGTACAACGAGCACGCGAACGCCTACCTCACGAAGCCGGTCGACTTCCAGGGGTTCCTGGATGTCGTGAGCCGGGTCGAGGGGTTCTGGATATCCGTCGTGGAGTTCCCACCCGACTGA
- a CDS encoding PAS domain-containing sensor histidine kinase produces the protein MADNTSAGGGGPSVGEALPPEGALREGILEISPVPIAILDADRQVVLANDRAKRELGLREEELLGLSTDDSSLSAVDADGDPVGEGEGITAEILETGEPVQNRVYRIDLPTGEHIWLSISGTPLLDDDGAVEHIVLAFENITERKERERRFDAVFNNTYQFTGLMEPDGTLIEANRTALQFVGAEREAAVGKHLAESPWITDGNRERVYDATERARGGEFVRFEMEIHSAEREGTVPIDFSLKPFTDEHGEVVLLIPEGRDITELKQREADLREERAFTDSMLGAVPDIFYAYDADGNFVRWNDRFASVTGYDDDEIETMEPLDFVPADESESVGEAIGSILETGEPVVIESYLETRAGDRIPYEFKAGQWRGPEGEVMGVVGIGRDVTERKERERRFEAIFNQTYQFTGLMEPDGTMLEANDTALSFAGIERDDVVGKHLVDAAWITEENRDQVREATERARGGEFVRFEMEIDGAEPGETVPIDFSLKPVTDESGEVVLLIPEGRDITELKQREQELAEKTDELERTVDRLERTNAELEQFAYVASHDLQEPLRMISSYLDLLELEYEDALDEAAHEYIEYAVDGADRMREMIDDLLAFSRVQTREEEFEPRSVEAVLEEARDNLAVAISESDATISHDDLPTLAVDDHQLRQLFQNLLDNAISYAGDEPPRVHVAATEHDDRWEFAVEDEGVGIPEAEQDRIFDIFMRGAGTEDGGSGIGLAICKRVVENHGGRIWVESDPGEGTTVRFTLAKRPGGNGGVPR, from the coding sequence GTGGCGGACAACACATCCGCAGGTGGTGGCGGGCCGTCGGTCGGAGAGGCGCTCCCGCCGGAGGGGGCGCTGCGGGAGGGGATACTGGAGATCAGTCCCGTCCCCATCGCCATCCTCGACGCCGACCGGCAGGTCGTCCTCGCCAACGACAGAGCGAAGCGAGAACTGGGACTCAGAGAGGAGGAACTCCTCGGCCTGAGTACGGACGACTCGTCGCTCTCGGCCGTCGACGCCGACGGCGACCCCGTCGGGGAGGGCGAGGGGATCACGGCCGAGATCCTCGAGACCGGCGAACCCGTCCAGAACCGGGTCTATCGCATCGACCTGCCGACCGGGGAGCACATCTGGCTCTCCATCAGCGGGACGCCACTGCTGGACGATGACGGCGCGGTCGAGCACATCGTCCTCGCCTTCGAGAACATCACGGAGCGCAAGGAGCGCGAGCGCCGGTTCGATGCCGTCTTCAACAACACCTACCAGTTCACGGGACTGATGGAGCCCGACGGCACGCTCATCGAGGCCAACCGGACGGCACTCCAGTTCGTCGGGGCCGAGCGCGAGGCGGCCGTCGGGAAGCATCTCGCGGAGTCGCCGTGGATCACCGACGGGAACCGCGAGCGCGTCTACGACGCCACCGAGCGCGCTCGTGGGGGCGAGTTCGTCCGCTTCGAGATGGAGATCCACAGCGCCGAGCGCGAGGGGACCGTTCCCATCGACTTCTCGCTGAAGCCGTTCACCGACGAGCACGGCGAGGTCGTCCTGCTCATCCCGGAGGGACGGGACATCACGGAACTCAAACAGCGGGAGGCCGACCTTCGCGAGGAGCGGGCCTTCACCGATAGCATGCTCGGGGCCGTGCCCGACATCTTCTACGCGTACGACGCCGACGGGAACTTCGTCCGGTGGAACGACCGATTCGCCTCGGTGACCGGCTACGACGACGACGAGATCGAGACGATGGAGCCGCTCGACTTCGTTCCGGCGGACGAGTCGGAGTCCGTCGGCGAGGCCATCGGCAGCATCCTCGAGACGGGCGAGCCAGTCGTCATCGAGAGCTACCTCGAGACCAGAGCCGGGGACCGGATCCCCTACGAGTTCAAGGCCGGCCAGTGGCGCGGCCCCGAGGGCGAGGTCATGGGTGTGGTCGGCATCGGACGGGATGTCACGGAGCGCAAGGAGCGCGAGCGCCGGTTCGAGGCCATCTTCAACCAGACCTACCAGTTCACGGGACTGATGGAACCCGACGGGACGATGCTCGAGGCCAACGATACCGCACTGTCGTTCGCCGGCATCGAACGGGACGATGTCGTCGGCAAGCATCTGGTCGATGCCGCCTGGATCACCGAGGAGAACCGCGACCAGGTGCGCGAGGCGACCGAGCGCGCTCGCGGGGGCGAGTTCGTCCGCTTCGAGATGGAGATAGACGGTGCGGAGCCGGGCGAGACCGTCCCCATCGACTTCTCGCTGAAACCCGTCACGGACGAGTCCGGCGAGGTCGTCCTGCTCATCCCGGAGGGGCGGGACATCACGGAACTCAAACAGCGGGAGCAGGAGCTGGCCGAGAAGACCGACGAGCTCGAACGGACCGTCGACCGGCTCGAGCGGACCAACGCGGAGCTGGAGCAGTTCGCGTACGTGGCCTCGCACGACCTGCAGGAGCCGCTCCGGATGATATCGAGCTACCTCGACCTGCTGGAGCTGGAGTACGAGGACGCGCTGGACGAGGCGGCCCACGAGTACATCGAGTACGCCGTCGACGGGGCCGACCGGATGCGCGAGATGATCGACGACCTGCTGGCGTTCTCGCGGGTCCAGACCCGGGAGGAGGAGTTCGAGCCCCGGTCGGTCGAGGCTGTCCTCGAGGAGGCCCGGGACAACCTCGCCGTCGCCATCAGCGAGTCCGACGCGACCATCTCCCACGACGACCTCCCGACGCTCGCAGTCGACGACCACCAGCTTCGCCAGCTGTTCCAGAACCTGCTGGACAACGCCATCAGCTACGCCGGCGACGAGCCCCCGCGGGTCCATGTCGCCGCGACAGAGCACGACGACCGCTGGGAGTTCGCCGTCGAGGACGAGGGCGTCGGCATCCCCGAGGCGGAGCAGGACCGTATCTTCGACATCTTCATGCGCGGTGCCGGCACCGAGGATGGCGGCAGCGGTATCGGACTGGCCATCTGCAAGCGCGTTGTCGAGAACCACGGCGGCCGCATCTGGGTCGAGTCCGACCCCGGGGAGGGGACGACGGTCCGGTTCACCCTCGCGAAACGCCCCGGCGGGAACGGGGGTGTTCCGCGATGA